Proteins encoded in a region of the Streptomyces sp. NBC_00310 genome:
- a CDS encoding Hachiman antiphage defense system protein HamA: protein MSDLFRVVSDTTVGEHRYVHVVPADPESFVRKVAPLVTAHYFDDVDARARFLRSAQELTLFSGESFEITDEDVQLALTEERDAVLPAAWKGDRGKQFDVQRSEFGEILAAEALKQVFGTVIPASRIKHKEIPDQQTRGADVIGLENEQQQMVTLVLGEVKGSQDRKTPPGVVSGMEEKLTELVGSRRALLQELCWLRDHAEESYVGVCSRIHTAFILKKDQLEVVLTPLLVRTAETHHEDDPGKFRTNPEVFGHSIRWVSIVVEGDLFEIAQDVYRLAREGAA, encoded by the coding sequence TTGTCCGATCTGTTCAGGGTTGTTTCGGACACGACGGTGGGTGAACACAGGTATGTCCATGTGGTCCCAGCCGATCCGGAATCATTCGTGCGTAAAGTCGCCCCGCTTGTAACTGCGCATTACTTTGACGACGTTGACGCTAGGGCTCGCTTCCTGCGCTCTGCACAAGAGCTGACGCTTTTTAGTGGCGAGTCGTTTGAAATTACTGACGAAGACGTCCAGCTAGCTCTCACCGAAGAACGGGATGCGGTTTTGCCTGCCGCATGGAAGGGAGATAGGGGCAAGCAGTTTGACGTTCAAAGGAGCGAGTTTGGTGAAATTCTGGCAGCAGAGGCTCTAAAGCAAGTGTTCGGAACTGTCATTCCCGCCTCCAGAATCAAGCATAAGGAGATTCCCGATCAGCAGACTCGGGGCGCTGATGTGATCGGATTAGAGAACGAGCAGCAACAGATGGTCACCCTTGTCCTTGGTGAAGTAAAGGGATCTCAGGACCGTAAAACACCCCCTGGCGTGGTGTCTGGGATGGAGGAAAAGCTTACAGAGCTGGTTGGCTCGCGGCGGGCCCTCCTCCAAGAGCTTTGTTGGCTGCGTGATCATGCTGAAGAATCTTACGTTGGCGTCTGCTCGCGTATTCATACCGCCTTCATCCTTAAAAAGGATCAACTTGAAGTTGTTTTGACCCCACTGCTGGTTAGAACAGCAGAAACGCATCACGAGGACGACCCTGGAAAATTCAGAACTAACCCAGAGGTTTTTGGGCACTCAATTAGATGGGTTAGTATAGTAGTCGAGGGAGACCTCTTTGAAATAGCCCAAGATGTTTATCGATTGGCCAGAGAGGGGGCAGCGTAA
- a CDS encoding GIY-YIG nuclease family protein, with amino-acid sequence MDLDAERLLYVGIAPRYMANRTSTQNLRKRVRYHYRGNAAGSTLRLTLGCLLGLELRRVGSGKRMTFGKAGEATLSQWMADNARVCWIEQSEPWDLESQLIFQLDLPLNLDQNRHNAFHGRLKELRAQARQQARELPISS; translated from the coding sequence ATGGATCTGGACGCTGAGCGCCTGCTCTACGTCGGGATAGCGCCGCGGTACATGGCGAACCGGACCAGCACGCAGAACCTGCGCAAGCGGGTGCGCTACCACTACCGGGGCAACGCGGCTGGCTCGACGTTGAGGCTCACCCTCGGATGTCTGCTCGGACTTGAGCTGCGCCGCGTGGGTAGTGGCAAGCGGATGACTTTCGGCAAGGCCGGCGAAGCCACTCTGAGCCAGTGGATGGCGGACAACGCGCGGGTGTGCTGGATCGAGCAGAGCGAACCGTGGGACCTGGAGTCGCAGCTCATTTTTCAGCTCGACCTCCCGCTGAACCTCGACCAGAACCGTCACAACGCGTTTCACGGTCGCTTGAAGGAGCTCCGGGCCCAAGCACGTCAACAGGCGCGGGAGTTACCCATCAGCTCGTAG
- a CDS encoding DUF5958 family protein: MLYAHEVMLNELAQGLRPVAEGIEWFEGLSEDDQRKAVHALVLFCGQARACEEDVRESIARSGIRPTHTPAVMLTKWRFGMDALPAYELTKSFRLLVALFSIADTRRRTLYCAGGCGHAWHNLPDPPRDAT, translated from the coding sequence GTGTTGTACGCACACGAGGTGATGCTGAACGAACTCGCGCAGGGGCTCAGGCCGGTGGCCGAGGGCATCGAGTGGTTCGAGGGTCTCTCAGAGGATGATCAACGCAAGGCCGTGCACGCACTGGTGCTGTTCTGCGGGCAGGCCCGGGCCTGCGAGGAGGACGTGCGAGAGAGCATCGCGCGTTCCGGTATCCGCCCCACTCACACGCCTGCGGTGATGCTCACGAAGTGGCGCTTCGGAATGGACGCGCTTCCGGCCTACGAACTCACCAAGTCCTTTCGCCTGCTCGTCGCCCTCTTCAGCATCGCCGACACCCGCAGGCGGACGCTGTACTGCGCCGGGGGATGTGGTCACGCGTGGCACAACCTGCCGGATCCTCCACGGGACGCAACCTGA
- a CDS encoding CPCC family cysteine-rich protein, with protein sequence MYSLAVGGTARQDAVVVTTFVNIHGKAEDGPYPCPCCGFLTLDERGCFEICPVCFWEDDGQDDDDADQVRGGPNGRLSLTEARRNFRALGASDERRTKFVRAPLPNEYPTV encoded by the coding sequence ATGTACTCGCTCGCGGTTGGCGGCACGGCAAGGCAGGATGCCGTGGTGGTCACTACGTTCGTCAACATCCATGGGAAGGCCGAGGACGGCCCGTATCCCTGTCCTTGCTGCGGCTTCCTGACGCTCGATGAGCGCGGCTGCTTCGAGATCTGCCCCGTGTGCTTCTGGGAGGATGACGGCCAGGACGACGACGATGCTGACCAGGTGCGAGGCGGTCCCAACGGCCGGCTCAGCCTCACGGAAGCCCGAAGGAACTTCCGTGCTCTGGGGGCGAGCGATGAGCGACGCACCAAATTCGTACGCGCTCCCCTGCCGAACGAATACCCCACGGTCTGA
- a CDS encoding YxiG-like protein → MDAAVLEQMLDEIFDHAVVHHGYTSYMRDYEVIVYVTADPRADVEPAYLRYLFRYCVEARCESSVLPETWRVSLDDRLIDHETGVDLDGYVWGVKWHSLYPGAKVLSQSEATRRWAQAVGIDFHEVRIETNAHHLTLLFSDLQVSEVPDGYVPFPTE, encoded by the coding sequence ATGGACGCCGCAGTGCTTGAACAGATGTTGGACGAGATCTTCGATCACGCCGTCGTCCACCATGGATACACCAGCTACATGCGCGACTACGAGGTCATCGTCTACGTGACGGCGGATCCCCGCGCCGACGTCGAGCCGGCGTATCTGCGGTATCTCTTCCGGTACTGCGTTGAGGCTCGGTGCGAATCGTCCGTGCTGCCGGAGACGTGGCGTGTCTCTTTGGACGACCGCCTCATCGACCATGAGACGGGCGTCGACCTCGACGGATACGTCTGGGGTGTGAAGTGGCATTCCTTGTACCCAGGTGCGAAGGTCCTCTCGCAGTCGGAAGCGACCCGTCGTTGGGCGCAAGCTGTGGGGATCGACTTCCATGAGGTTCGCATCGAGACGAACGCGCACCACCTCACGCTGCTCTTTTCGGACCTGCAGGTCAGCGAGGTGCCGGACGGATACGTGCCCTTTCCGACGGAGTAG
- a CDS encoding ATP-binding protein, translating to MRVEVSGDRSIGAGSIDVAIIGDHARVVVLPEQAAHWACTVPAPAGAGFLPESASGIFVGREQELTDLREMLTGAGSAAVVQPSQARARAISGLGGVGKSALALHYAARYRSTYTLVWWITAKSPESIVTSLAGITARLCPQWAQTAGPDERAAWAITWLQAHPGWLLIFDNVEEPAHLRPYLGTLAGGHHLATSRKTPSAFRTCCVGPGWVGMNSGW from the coding sequence GTGCGGGTAGAGGTGTCCGGTGACCGGTCGATCGGCGCCGGGTCCATCGACGTGGCGATCATCGGGGACCACGCGCGGGTCGTGGTGCTGCCGGAGCAGGCCGCGCACTGGGCGTGCACCGTTCCCGCACCGGCGGGGGCCGGGTTCCTTCCAGAGTCCGCCTCAGGGATCTTCGTCGGCCGCGAGCAAGAACTAACCGATCTGCGGGAAATGCTGACGGGCGCCGGCTCCGCCGCGGTGGTGCAACCGTCTCAGGCGCGGGCACGGGCGATCAGCGGGCTGGGCGGGGTGGGCAAGAGCGCCCTAGCCCTGCACTACGCCGCCCGCTATCGCAGCACCTACACGCTGGTGTGGTGGATCACTGCCAAATCCCCCGAGTCGATCGTGACTAGCCTCGCCGGGATCACTGCGCGGCTGTGTCCGCAGTGGGCGCAGACAGCTGGCCCGGATGAGCGGGCGGCGTGGGCGATCACCTGGCTGCAGGCCCACCCGGGCTGGCTGCTGATCTTCGACAACGTCGAGGAACCGGCACACCTGCGCCCCTACCTGGGCACCCTGGCTGGCGGGCACCATCTGGCCACCAGTCGTAAGACGCCATCCGCTTTCCGAACGTGTTGCGTTGGTCCGGGATGGGTGGGCATGAACTCCGGTTGGTAG
- a CDS encoding IS5 family transposase, translating into MTEAEWQVIRAVLPVPAWLEGRGGRPEGFCHRQMIDAVRYVADNGVKWVNLPADFPPYRRVHAFARRWQITGLLAELHDRLRDKVRQKEGRTVDPTAAIVDSQSVRAAANIPRSTSGWDGGKKVGGRKRHLVVDCLGMVLAVAVTAASVQDRDAAVPLLERLRKMYFSIRLVWADGGYAGRLVDWAAEKLQLTLDIVKRTDDTTGFVVLPRRWVVERTLSWLMRSRRLARDYETLPAMHEAMVLWSMTMLMSGRLAGRRPGAFSRPALRAR; encoded by the coding sequence ATGACGGAGGCGGAGTGGCAGGTCATCCGGGCAGTGCTGCCGGTTCCGGCCTGGCTGGAGGGCCGGGGCGGGCGGCCGGAGGGCTTCTGCCACCGGCAGATGATCGACGCGGTCCGCTATGTGGCCGACAACGGCGTCAAGTGGGTCAACCTGCCTGCGGACTTCCCGCCGTATCGGCGGGTGCATGCTTTCGCCCGCCGCTGGCAGATCACGGGTCTGCTCGCCGAGCTCCACGACCGGCTGCGCGACAAGGTCCGCCAGAAGGAAGGCCGCACGGTGGATCCGACTGCTGCCATCGTGGACTCACAGTCGGTGCGGGCAGCGGCGAACATCCCGCGCTCCACCTCCGGCTGGGACGGCGGGAAGAAGGTGGGCGGCCGCAAGCGGCACCTGGTGGTGGACTGCCTCGGCATGGTCCTGGCCGTGGCTGTGACCGCGGCGAGCGTGCAGGACCGCGACGCCGCCGTCCCCCTGCTCGAGCGGCTTCGGAAGATGTACTTCTCCATCCGCCTGGTGTGGGCGGACGGCGGCTATGCCGGGCGCCTGGTCGACTGGGCAGCCGAGAAACTCCAGCTCACCCTCGACATCGTCAAACGCACCGACGACACCACCGGGTTCGTGGTGCTGCCCCGCAGGTGGGTGGTGGAAAGAACGCTGAGCTGGCTGATGCGCTCACGTCGTCTGGCGCGTGACTACGAGACGCTGCCCGCCATGCACGAGGCCATGGTGCTGTGGTCGATGACCATGCTTATGAGCGGCCGCCTGGCCGGACGCCGCCCAGGTGCTTTCAGCCGGCCGGCCCTTCGAGCGCGGTGA
- a CDS encoding tetratricopeptide repeat protein, producing the protein MASKATGWHKLAPAMTLGLLPLGEATDLLCAIAFPGLTPTGEEREAARRLAEDLGCLPLALEQAGAYAYRTGTDLDIYRQDLGLVLDEDRDVDAPERTIAQIWDQTLIVITDRDPLAVTLLNTMAWLAPDDIPRTLLAALAPSTIALGNALGELHAYNMIAFTDDRRGVSVHRLVQTVLRTRTPAESLPDVYAPGRAEAEKAVHQALPTTPDNSLPEPVTLWERLLPHVLALAESTPPDTPASADTADTYHRAAQYLYEQGRDAHTITLRTAALIQCEQVFGDTHPNTRACRSNLAGAYQAVGDLGKAIPLLENILTECQQDFGDIHPDTLLSRNNLAGAYQAVGDLGKAIPLLETTLTQRQQVFGDIHPDTLRSRNNVAYVYLLAGDLERAIPLFETTLTQCQVILGDTHPDTLRGRTNLAGAYQAAGDLGRAIPLYETTLTQREQVLGDTHPHTLQDRDNLAGAYQAAGDLGRAIPLYETTLTQREQVLGDTHPHTLQSRNNLGYAYHDVGDLDRAIPLLETTLTQMQQILGDTHPDAQACRNNLANAYQRMGDFDRAISLLETTLTQSQQILGDTHPHTLATRNNLAYAYQAAGDLGRAIPLFETTFTQSQQVLGDTHPHTHAIRSNLASARKAAEAVQQRSAETSTTVPDPQQPSPADDQPKGPQ; encoded by the coding sequence ATGGCGTCTAAGGCCACCGGATGGCACAAGCTGGCCCCCGCCATGACCCTGGGCCTGCTCCCCCTGGGTGAGGCCACCGACCTGCTGTGTGCCATCGCCTTTCCTGGCCTCACCCCCACCGGCGAAGAGCGTGAGGCGGCGCGGCGGCTGGCGGAGGATCTCGGCTGTCTGCCGCTGGCCCTGGAACAGGCTGGCGCCTACGCCTACCGGACCGGCACCGACCTGGATATCTACCGCCAGGACTTGGGGCTCGTCCTAGATGAGGACCGTGACGTTGACGCCCCTGAGCGGACCATCGCCCAGATCTGGGACCAGACCCTCATCGTCATCACCGATCGCGACCCGCTGGCGGTCACCCTCTTGAACACCATGGCGTGGTTGGCCCCCGACGACATCCCCCGCACTCTCCTCGCGGCCCTCGCCCCCAGCACGATCGCACTGGGCAACGCCCTGGGCGAACTGCACGCCTACAACATGATCGCCTTCACCGACGACCGCCGAGGCGTCAGCGTCCACCGACTCGTACAGACCGTCCTGCGCACCCGCACTCCGGCCGAGTCATTGCCCGACGTCTACGCCCCGGGCCGCGCGGAGGCCGAAAAGGCTGTCCACCAGGCCCTGCCCACCACGCCGGACAACTCGCTGCCCGAGCCCGTTACCTTATGGGAACGCCTGCTCCCACATGTCCTGGCCCTGGCCGAGTCCACGCCACCGGACACCCCCGCATCAGCCGACACCGCCGACACCTACCACCGGGCAGCCCAGTACCTGTACGAGCAAGGCCGCGACGCCCACACCATCACGCTGCGCACCGCCGCCCTGATCCAGTGCGAGCAGGTCTTCGGCGACACCCACCCCAACACCCGGGCCTGCCGCAGTAACCTCGCGGGCGCTTATCAGGCGGTGGGGGACCTGGGGAAGGCCATCCCCCTGTTGGAGAATATCCTCACCGAGTGCCAGCAGGACTTCGGCGACATCCACCCCGACACTCTGCTAAGCCGCAATAACCTCGCGGGCGCTTATCAGGCGGTGGGGGACCTGGGGAAGGCCATCCCCCTGTTGGAGACCACCCTCACCCAGCGCCAGCAGGTTTTCGGCGACATCCATCCCGACACTCTGCGAAGCCGCAACAACGTCGCCTACGTCTACCTGTTGGCGGGAGACCTCGAACGCGCCATCCCTCTGTTTGAGACGACCCTCACCCAGTGCCAGGTGATCCTCGGTGACACCCACCCCGACACTCTGCGAGGCCGCACCAACCTTGCGGGCGCCTACCAAGCTGCGGGGGACCTGGGGCGGGCCATCCCCCTGTACGAGACCACCCTCACCCAGCGCGAACAGGTCCTGGGCGACACCCACCCCCACACCCTGCAAGACCGCGACAATCTCGCGGGCGCCTACCAAGCTGCGGGGGACCTGGGGCGGGCCATCCCCCTGTACGAGACCACCCTCACCCAGCGCGAACAGGTCCTGGGCGACACCCACCCCCACACCCTGCAAAGCCGCAACAACCTCGGCTACGCCTACCACGATGTGGGAGACCTCGACCGCGCCATCCCCCTGCTGGAGACCACCCTCACCCAGATGCAGCAGATCCTCGGCGACACCCACCCCGACGCTCAAGCATGCCGCAACAACCTCGCCAACGCCTACCAGCGGATGGGAGACTTCGACCGCGCTATCTCCTTGCTGGAGACCACCCTCACCCAGAGCCAGCAGATACTCGGCGACACCCACCCCCACACCCTCGCCACCCGTAATAACCTCGCCTACGCCTACCAAGCGGCGGGGGATCTGGGACGGGCCATCCCTCTGTTTGAGACCACCTTCACCCAGAGCCAGCAGGTCCTCGGCGACACCCACCCCCACACCCATGCCATCCGCAGCAACCTCGCCAGTGCTCGTAAGGCCGCCGAGGCTGTACAGCAAAGGAGTGCAGAAACGTCTACGACCGTCCCGGACCCTCAGCAGCCATCTCCAGCCGATGACCAGCCCAAGGGCCCGCAATGA
- a CDS encoding tetratricopeptide repeat protein, producing the protein MTTDDTAAGPRIKAAGKRTIGAQRIRDAYTGDLHVLPAEALHAPDKVTAAPGTSNLPPATLCLGRDEELSQLRRILTGGGEGAITQSGAVHGLGGIGKSTLAQRYAHRHRSYYTLIWWINAASPDEIETSLTELTTALVPDWATSAERGAQVSWARQWLAWHQGWLLIYDNVEDPADLAPYTGALHQGHHLATSRRTTGWPDSAATLCLGNLSTDDATTLLCQLVFKDTRPTPQQKVNARALVAELGCLPLAVKQASAYLAQNQGVSLDAYRRRLGTKLDRTAHGIDAERTIARVWNVTLQTLEAEHPLAVEVLHTAAWLAPDDIPHTLFTPADADPDDIAEAIGTLAAYSMVTDTGTTVTVHRLVQTVLRTPKPADHPQPPRHLQGRDRAEQAVLHHLTPLPGQDIPDRQWDTLTPHLVTLAATTPPGHHNPRLTAAYATAANRLHYQGHTARTIPLLQATLAQCEQILGDTHPKTLRSRNNLAYAYESAGDLERAIPLYEATLAQYEQVLGDTHPDTLTSRNNLAGAYESAGDLERAIPLYEATLAQREQVLGDTHPDTLTSRNNLAGAYESAGDLERAIPLLQATLAQYEQIQGDTHPDTLTSRNNLAYAYQSAGDLERAIPLYEATLAQREQVLGDTHPDTLSSRNNLAAAYQSAGDLERAIPLYEATLAQCEQIQGDTHPDTLTSRNNLAYAYQSAGDLERAIPLYEATLAQREQVLGDTHPDTLSSRNNLAAAYYTVGDLGRAIPLLQATLAQREQIQGDTHPDTLTSRNNLTLARRAAAAVQQPDTATPATAPDHPPSDTPEQPV; encoded by the coding sequence GTGACGACGGACGACACCGCTGCCGGACCGCGCATCAAGGCTGCCGGCAAGCGGACCATCGGGGCCCAGCGCATCAGAGACGCGTACACAGGTGATCTGCATGTCCTGCCAGCTGAAGCATTGCATGCGCCGGACAAGGTCACTGCGGCCCCGGGCACCTCGAACCTGCCCCCGGCCACGCTCTGCCTGGGCCGGGATGAAGAGCTGAGCCAGCTGCGCCGCATCCTGACGGGCGGGGGCGAGGGAGCGATCACCCAGAGTGGGGCGGTGCACGGGCTGGGCGGGATCGGCAAGAGCACGCTCGCCCAGCGCTACGCCCACCGCCACCGCAGCTACTACACCCTGATCTGGTGGATCAACGCCGCCTCCCCCGACGAGATCGAGACATCCCTCACTGAACTCACCACGGCACTGGTCCCCGACTGGGCAACCTCAGCCGAGCGCGGGGCACAGGTGTCGTGGGCGAGGCAGTGGCTGGCCTGGCACCAGGGGTGGCTGCTCATCTACGACAACGTCGAGGACCCCGCCGACCTCGCCCCCTACACCGGCGCCCTGCACCAGGGCCACCACCTGGCCACCAGCCGCCGCACCACCGGCTGGCCCGACAGCGCCGCCACACTCTGCCTGGGCAACCTCAGCACCGACGACGCCACCACCCTGCTGTGCCAGTTGGTGTTCAAGGACACCAGACCCACGCCACAGCAGAAAGTGAACGCCCGCGCGCTCGTCGCTGAGCTGGGGTGTCTGCCGCTGGCGGTCAAACAGGCCAGCGCCTACCTCGCCCAGAACCAAGGGGTCAGCCTGGACGCCTACCGGCGCCGCCTGGGCACCAAACTCGACAGGACCGCCCACGGCATCGACGCCGAACGCACCATCGCCCGCGTCTGGAACGTCACCCTCCAGACCCTGGAGGCGGAGCATCCGCTGGCGGTGGAGGTACTGCACACCGCCGCCTGGCTCGCCCCCGACGACATTCCCCACACCCTCTTCACCCCGGCCGACGCTGACCCGGACGACATCGCGGAAGCCATCGGCACCCTCGCCGCCTACAGCATGGTCACCGACACCGGCACCACCGTCACCGTCCACCGCCTGGTCCAAACCGTCCTGCGCACCCCCAAACCCGCCGACCACCCCCAACCACCCCGGCACCTGCAAGGACGCGACCGCGCCGAACAAGCAGTCCTGCACCACCTGACCCCGCTCCCCGGACAGGACATACCCGACCGCCAGTGGGACACGCTCACCCCTCACCTGGTCACCCTCGCCGCCACCACTCCGCCCGGACACCACAACCCCCGCCTCACCGCCGCGTACGCCACCGCCGCCAACCGTCTCCACTACCAAGGCCACACAGCCCGCACCATCCCCCTGCTACAGGCCACCCTCGCCCAGTGCGAGCAGATCCTGGGCGACACCCACCCCAAGACCCTGAGGAGCCGCAACAACCTCGCCTACGCCTACGAGTCGGCCGGGGACCTGGAGCGGGCCATCCCCCTGTACGAGGCCACCCTCGCCCAGTACGAGCAGGTTCTGGGCGACACCCACCCCGACACACTGACCAGCCGCAACAACCTCGCCGGCGCCTACGAGTCGGCCGGGGACCTGGAGCGGGCCATCCCCCTGTACGAGGCCACCCTCGCCCAGCGCGAACAGGTTCTGGGCGACACCCACCCCGACACACTGACCAGCCGCAACAACCTCGCCGGCGCCTACGAGTCGGCCGGGGACCTGGAGCGGGCCATCCCCCTGCTACAGGCCACCCTCGCCCAGTACGAGCAGATCCAGGGCGACACCCACCCCGACACACTGACCAGCCGCAACAACCTCGCCTACGCCTACCAGTCGGCCGGGGACCTGGAGCGGGCCATCCCCCTGTACGAGGCCACCCTCGCCCAGCGCGAACAGGTTCTGGGCGACACCCACCCCGACACACTGAGCAGCCGCAACAACCTAGCCGCCGCCTACCAGTCGGCCGGGGACCTGGAGCGGGCCATCCCCCTGTACGAGGCCACCCTCGCCCAGTGCGAGCAGATCCAGGGCGACACCCACCCCGACACACTGACCAGCCGCAACAACCTCGCCTACGCCTACCAGTCGGCCGGGGACCTGGAGCGGGCCATCCCCCTGTACGAGGCCACCCTCGCCCAGCGCGAACAGGTTCTGGGCGACACCCACCCCGACACACTGAGCAGCCGCAACAACCTAGCCGCCGCCTACTACACGGTGGGGGATCTGGGGCGGGCCATCCCCCTGCTACAGGCCACCCTCGCCCAGCGCGAGCAGATCCAGGGCGACACCCACCCCGACACACTGACCAGCCGCAACAACCTCACCCTCGCCCGCAGAGCAGCGGCAGCTGTACAGCAACCAGATACAGCAACCCCAGCAACCGCCCCCGACCATCCCCCCTCAGACACACCTGAGCAACCGGTATGA
- a CDS encoding lytic transglycosylase domain-containing protein has protein sequence MRIRNEQVSTCSCRSVTRADAPGSADGPAARSSTGGVLATAARFGRRLRKGTATAVLTAAAVAALTASQAPGLTDSGRQRTDTPAADTDTDIDTGATGEAPYYTDLPPLDNPAQMPSTGDDDGDANTGEPEAGIPVTVLQAYQKAQAALAESKPGCDLTWQLLAAIGKVESGQARGGRVDANGTTLSPILGPVLNGNGFAKITDTDGGAYDGDTVHDRAVGPMQFIPSTWESWGSDGNGDGKKDPNNIYDAALAAGRYLCAGGRDLSVTPQLHAAILSYNHSQAYLNTVLKWLEYYREGTYAVPDGTGVLPTGRSDDSDGPNPSPSPSTPGTSEPSTPNPGTTKPGNTQPDGGGSTSPGPNDPGTEPGSPAPSPAPTRPVARLEIADTGELTATAGDASGEGVAVRAETPSDTGVPKVTVRLPIAGDTDTALTGGENVRQ, from the coding sequence GTGAGAATCAGGAACGAACAGGTATCCACGTGCAGTTGTCGCAGTGTCACGCGGGCCGATGCGCCGGGGAGCGCGGACGGCCCCGCCGCCCGATCGTCGACGGGAGGGGTTCTCGCGACGGCGGCACGCTTCGGCAGGAGGCTGCGCAAGGGGACGGCGACCGCCGTCCTGACGGCTGCCGCGGTCGCGGCGCTGACCGCGTCCCAGGCCCCCGGCCTGACCGACAGCGGTCGGCAGCGCACGGACACTCCTGCGGCCGACACCGACACCGACATTGACACCGGCGCGACCGGCGAGGCCCCTTACTACACGGATCTGCCGCCCCTCGACAACCCCGCCCAGATGCCCAGCACGGGCGACGATGACGGTGACGCCAACACCGGTGAGCCCGAAGCCGGCATACCCGTCACCGTCCTGCAGGCGTACCAGAAGGCACAGGCCGCCCTCGCCGAGTCCAAGCCCGGCTGCGACCTCACCTGGCAACTGCTCGCGGCCATCGGCAAGGTGGAGTCCGGGCAGGCCCGCGGCGGACGCGTGGACGCGAACGGCACCACGCTGTCGCCCATCCTCGGGCCCGTCCTCAACGGCAACGGCTTTGCGAAGATCACCGACACCGACGGCGGCGCGTACGACGGCGACACGGTGCACGACCGCGCCGTAGGCCCCATGCAGTTCATCCCCTCGACCTGGGAGAGCTGGGGATCCGACGGCAACGGCGACGGCAAGAAGGACCCCAACAACATCTACGACGCGGCGCTCGCCGCCGGCCGCTACCTGTGCGCGGGCGGCCGCGACCTTTCGGTGACCCCGCAGTTGCACGCGGCGATCCTCAGCTACAACCACTCGCAGGCCTACCTGAACACGGTCCTGAAGTGGCTCGAGTACTACCGCGAGGGCACCTACGCGGTCCCGGACGGCACGGGTGTCCTGCCGACCGGCCGCAGCGACGACAGCGACGGGCCGAACCCCAGCCCGTCACCGAGTACGCCCGGTACGTCCGAGCCGAGTACACCGAACCCGGGCACCACGAAGCCGGGCAACACGCAGCCGGACGGCGGCGGTTCGACGAGCCCCGGCCCGAACGATCCCGGCACCGAACCCGGCTCGCCCGCGCCCAGCCCCGCGCCCACCCGCCCGGTGGCGCGCCTGGAAATCGCGGACACCGGGGAGCTGACCGCGACGGCGGGCGACGCGTCCGGTGAGGGGGTGGCCGTGCGGGCCGAGACCCCGTCGGACACGGGCGTGCCGAAGGTCACGGTGCGGCTCCCGATCGCCGGCGACACGGACACGGCCCTCACCGGCGGCGAGAACGTCCGGCAGTAG
- a CDS encoding helix-turn-helix domain-containing protein: MSNTRDARKLSVDGLEDLRRCAVAAVESGVPRTEVARLYGVSRQTVGAWVRAYRLEGSDALRPRRRGRRPGDQLALSSARQLWMLRTMTTTTPDKVGLRDVLWTWQSLAALAHREFGVVLGTTTIRNYLTRWGFCPDTSQPTWMLPHRAALAHGLRATTGAGTAEAQRRPVTETLWTDHARVRWCVCGPPADPDSRMSLHSDVLFAVTSRRAVLFTPARDPYDGEEIREFYARLLSRHRGPVVLVPGWEPTRRTELLDLWLSTHTERTPVAL; encoded by the coding sequence GTGTCGAACACACGCGACGCTCGCAAACTGTCGGTTGACGGACTTGAGGATCTGCGGCGGTGTGCCGTCGCGGCCGTGGAGTCGGGTGTGCCGCGCACGGAGGTCGCGCGGCTGTACGGAGTCTCCCGGCAGACCGTGGGGGCCTGGGTCCGGGCCTACCGGCTGGAGGGCTCCGACGCGCTGCGCCCGCGCAGACGCGGCCGACGACCGGGCGACCAGCTGGCGCTCTCGTCCGCCCGGCAGCTCTGGATGCTCCGGACCATGACGACGACGACGCCCGACAAGGTGGGACTACGGGACGTGCTGTGGACCTGGCAGTCCCTCGCGGCGCTGGCCCACCGGGAGTTCGGCGTCGTCCTGGGCACCACGACCATCCGCAACTACCTGACCCGGTGGGGATTCTGTCCGGACACATCGCAGCCGACCTGGATGCTCCCCCACCGCGCCGCCCTGGCGCACGGGCTGCGCGCGACGACGGGCGCCGGGACGGCCGAGGCGCAGAGGAGACCGGTGACAGAGACGCTGTGGACCGACCATGCCCGCGTGCGCTGGTGCGTCTGCGGCCCCCCGGCGGACCCCGATTCACGTATGTCCCTGCACTCCGACGTCCTCTTCGCGGTCACGAGCCGCAGGGCCGTGCTCTTCACGCCGGCCCGGGACCCGTACGACGGCGAGGAGATACGGGAGTTCTACGCCCGCCTGCTCAGCCGGCACCGCGGCCCGGTCGTCCTCGTGCCCGGCTGGGAACCCACCCGCCGGACGGAGCTGCTGGACCTGTGGCTCAGCACGCACACCGAGAGGACGCCCGTCGCACTGTGA